A window of the Streptomyces formicae genome harbors these coding sequences:
- a CDS encoding D-2-hydroxyacid dehydrogenase family protein: protein MTLRCAVLDDYQSVATSVADWSPLAGAVEVVTFAAHLATDDELAAALGGFDIVVTLRERVAFPATLFARLPRLKLLVASGMRNSVIDFAAAERHGVTVCGTASSSTPPVELTWALLLGLARGIVPEATALRSGGPWQSTLGADLHGRRLGLLGLGKIGSRVARIGLAFGMDVVAWSQNLTKERADEVGTGLAASKEELLETSDFVSVHLALGERTRGLVGAAELALMRPTAYLVNTSRAAIVDQDALLAALHAGTIAGAGIDVFDVEPLPADHPVRTAPRLLATPHLGYVSRANYETYYGQAVEDIQAFLAGTSVRRLG, encoded by the coding sequence ATGACACTGCGCTGCGCCGTACTCGACGACTACCAGTCCGTCGCCACCTCCGTCGCCGACTGGTCGCCCCTCGCCGGCGCCGTCGAGGTGGTCACTTTCGCCGCGCACCTCGCCACCGATGACGAACTCGCCGCCGCGCTCGGCGGCTTCGACATCGTCGTCACCCTGCGCGAACGCGTTGCGTTCCCGGCGACGCTGTTCGCCCGGCTGCCGCGGCTGAAGCTGCTCGTCGCGTCCGGAATGCGCAACTCCGTCATCGACTTCGCCGCCGCCGAGCGCCACGGCGTCACCGTGTGCGGCACCGCCAGCTCGTCCACCCCGCCCGTCGAGCTGACCTGGGCGCTGCTGCTCGGGCTCGCGCGCGGGATCGTGCCCGAGGCCACCGCCCTGCGGAGCGGCGGGCCCTGGCAGTCGACGCTCGGCGCCGATCTGCACGGACGGCGGCTCGGTCTGCTCGGCCTCGGGAAGATCGGCAGCCGCGTCGCGCGGATCGGCCTCGCCTTCGGCATGGACGTCGTGGCCTGGAGCCAGAACCTCACCAAGGAACGCGCCGACGAGGTGGGCACCGGCCTCGCCGCCTCCAAGGAGGAGCTGCTGGAGACCAGCGACTTCGTCTCCGTGCACCTGGCGCTCGGCGAGCGTACGCGCGGCCTGGTCGGGGCTGCCGAACTGGCCCTGATGCGGCCCACCGCCTATCTGGTCAACACCTCCCGGGCGGCCATCGTCGACCAGGACGCCCTGCTCGCCGCGCTGCACGCGGGCACGATCGCGGGCGCCGGAATCGACGTGTTCGACGTCGAACCGCTCCCGGCCGACCACCCGGTGCGCACCGCGCCGCGTCTGCTGGCCACTCCGCACCTCGGCTATGTGTCACGCGCCAACTACGAGACGTACTACGGCCAGGCCGTCGAGGACATCCAGGCGTTTCTCGCGGGTACGTCCGTCCGCCGCCTCGGCTGA
- the ligD gene encoding non-homologous end-joining DNA ligase, producing MTPITEVEGRRLSLSNLEKVLYPATGTTKGEVLHYYALTAEPLLAQLRDRPLSFLRYPDGPDGQLFFTKNPPPGTPAWVQVSEVPRSSRETGEQVVVQDLPSLMWAANLVVEFHTPQWRVDEPAIADRMVFDLDPGTPATVVECCEVALWLRERLAADGLEAYAKTSGSKGLHLLVPLEPRPSPEVSAYAKGLAVEAEAELGGLVVHRMARALRPGKVFVDHSQNAAAKTTATPYTLRARTEPTVSAPVTWEEVTGCDSPAALDFRYDDIAGRLDRHGDLLAPLLDPAHAGSLP from the coding sequence ATGACGCCCATCACAGAGGTGGAGGGGCGGCGCCTGTCGCTCAGCAACCTGGAGAAGGTCCTCTACCCCGCGACCGGCACCACCAAAGGCGAAGTGCTGCACTACTACGCCCTCACCGCAGAGCCCCTCCTGGCCCAGCTCCGCGACCGTCCGCTCTCCTTCCTCCGCTACCCGGACGGCCCCGACGGCCAGCTGTTCTTCACCAAGAACCCGCCCCCGGGCACGCCCGCCTGGGTGCAGGTCTCCGAGGTGCCGCGCTCCTCCCGGGAGACCGGCGAACAGGTCGTCGTGCAGGACCTGCCGTCCCTCATGTGGGCGGCGAACCTGGTCGTGGAGTTCCACACCCCGCAGTGGCGGGTGGACGAACCGGCGATCGCCGACCGGATGGTCTTCGACCTCGACCCCGGCACGCCCGCCACCGTCGTCGAGTGCTGCGAGGTGGCGCTGTGGCTGCGCGAGCGGCTCGCCGCCGACGGGCTGGAGGCGTACGCGAAGACCTCCGGCTCCAAGGGGCTGCATCTGCTGGTGCCGCTGGAGCCGAGGCCGTCGCCGGAGGTGTCGGCGTACGCGAAGGGGCTCGCCGTCGAGGCCGAGGCGGAGCTCGGGGGGCTGGTCGTCCACCGGATGGCCCGGGCGCTGCGCCCGGGGAAGGTCTTCGTCGACCACAGCCAGAACGCCGCGGCCAAGACCACCGCGACGCCCTACACCCTGCGCGCCAGGACCGAGCCGACCGTCTCCGCGCCCGTGACCTGGGAGGAGGTCACGGGGTGCGACTCCCCCGCCGCACTCGACTTCCGGTACGACGACATCGCCGGGCGGCTGGACCGGCACGGGGACCTGCTGGCACCGCTCCTCGACCCCGCGCACGCGGGGAGCCTGCCATGA
- a CDS encoding non-ribosomal peptide synthetase — translation MDMEVDAERDYWRRELGAGGFTAVPRWTADPVPVPVPGPGPVPGLAEHVTLLSGSTTTALERVADECGVSFEAVLLAAHAKVLAGLSGEREVVTGHVMAPGGERVLPCRVDVVPGTWRTLLAEAHRAGSALIAHQDFPVDGLRRELGLTGPLFETVLDPAGTGGEPAADTVLTVAFTRDDSDGLVLRLLHRTAVLDAESASRMAGYHARALELIAAGADAEHTGACLLSPEELRFQVEGLAGRQRELPARRAHELFEERVRVHPDAVAAVCGGREWSYGELNGRANRLARALLARGLDREGVVAVVTERNLDWLASVLAVFKAGGVYLPIEPHFPADRIATTLSRAGCSLVLTESGSAATLDEAIGSLPGIQRLLVGAAYEEDHADCDLGVEVTPDQLAYIYFTSGSTGEPKGAMCEHAGMLNHLFAKIDDLGIGEGTAVAQVAPQCFDISLWQLVSALLVGGRTVLMEQEVVLDVPRFLDRITDARVGVLQVVPSYLDVVVSALEQQPRELPDLRCVSVTGEALKRELAERWFTVQPRARLVNAYGLTETSDDTNHEVMHEAPARVLLGRPVANVAVYVVDEHLNPVPLGAPGEIVFSGICVGRGYVNDPQRTAAAFMADPHRPGERLYRSGDHGRWHADGKLEFLGRKDSQVKIRGFRIEIGEIENTLLRAVGVRDGAVVVTGGDSKQLVAFYTAPEPLASETLAAQLAASLPAYMVPAAFHWKDSLPLTGNGKIDKKALTALAAELGATGEEERHQPPATATEQRLAAAWATVLGMPQDQVGRRDHFFDRGGTSLSAVKLAIALDRRVTLKDITRHPRLADLAALVDGRTQRRSGLLQSLSEPGGPAGAQTTALVCFPYAGGNAVNFEPMARALAGGGPAVHAVELPGHDLAAEREPFAPTAQVVEQVVAEIEQLGLTRVLLWGHSSGAAPAVETARRLEERGVAVQRVFIGAQLLGDAAARRTAIAELTEPAEPGGPTEPGGPTGRSNAEIAAELSADSGYTELGELDAERAEHIGAAYRHDCVAAHHYFADVLDDPPAVRLSAPVTVVVAADDPYTAESRHRHRDWQLLADRVDLHELADGGHYFLRTRPTEAAKAVLRAAAASWPDSESKSESKSESESESGTDGRVST, via the coding sequence ATGGACATGGAAGTGGACGCCGAGCGGGACTACTGGCGCCGTGAACTGGGTGCGGGCGGCTTCACCGCCGTCCCCCGGTGGACGGCGGATCCGGTGCCAGTGCCAGTGCCGGGCCCTGGTCCGGTACCGGGCCTTGCCGAGCACGTCACGCTGCTTTCGGGCAGCACGACGACGGCGCTGGAGCGTGTGGCGGACGAGTGCGGGGTGTCGTTCGAGGCGGTGCTGCTGGCGGCCCATGCGAAGGTCCTGGCGGGGCTGTCCGGTGAGCGGGAGGTCGTGACGGGTCATGTCATGGCGCCGGGCGGCGAGCGGGTGCTGCCGTGCCGGGTGGACGTCGTTCCCGGCACGTGGCGCACTCTCCTGGCCGAAGCCCACCGGGCCGGTTCCGCGCTGATCGCGCACCAGGACTTCCCGGTCGACGGCCTCAGGCGGGAGCTGGGACTGACCGGGCCGCTGTTCGAGACGGTCCTCGACCCCGCCGGCACCGGCGGAGAGCCGGCCGCGGACACGGTGCTGACGGTCGCATTCACACGGGACGACAGTGACGGGCTCGTGCTGCGGTTGCTCCACCGCACCGCCGTCCTGGACGCGGAGAGCGCGTCGCGGATGGCCGGGTACCACGCGCGGGCGCTGGAGCTGATCGCCGCCGGAGCGGACGCCGAGCACACAGGGGCGTGTCTGCTCTCGCCCGAGGAGCTGCGCTTCCAGGTGGAAGGGCTGGCGGGGCGGCAGCGGGAGCTGCCCGCACGGCGTGCGCATGAGCTGTTCGAGGAGCGGGTGCGGGTGCATCCGGACGCGGTGGCCGCGGTGTGCGGCGGGCGTGAGTGGTCGTACGGGGAGCTGAACGGTCGGGCGAACCGGCTGGCGCGGGCGTTGCTGGCGCGGGGGCTGGACCGTGAGGGCGTCGTCGCGGTGGTGACGGAGCGGAACCTGGACTGGCTCGCGTCGGTGCTGGCGGTGTTCAAGGCGGGCGGGGTCTACCTGCCGATCGAGCCGCATTTCCCGGCCGATCGCATCGCCACGACGCTGAGCCGGGCCGGCTGCTCGCTGGTGCTGACAGAATCGGGCAGCGCCGCCACCCTCGATGAGGCAATCGGCTCGCTGCCCGGCATCCAGCGCCTGCTCGTCGGGGCGGCGTACGAGGAGGACCACGCGGACTGTGACCTCGGTGTCGAGGTCACCCCGGACCAGCTGGCCTACATCTACTTCACCTCCGGCTCGACGGGTGAGCCGAAGGGCGCGATGTGCGAGCACGCGGGGATGCTCAACCACCTCTTCGCCAAGATCGACGATCTGGGGATCGGCGAGGGCACGGCGGTCGCGCAGGTCGCGCCGCAGTGCTTCGACATCTCGCTGTGGCAGCTGGTCTCCGCGCTGCTGGTCGGCGGACGCACGGTGCTGATGGAGCAGGAGGTGGTCCTGGACGTCCCGCGCTTCCTGGACCGCATCACCGACGCCCGGGTCGGCGTGCTCCAGGTCGTGCCCTCCTACCTCGACGTGGTCGTCTCCGCCCTGGAGCAGCAACCACGAGAGCTGCCGGACCTGCGCTGCGTCTCGGTCACCGGCGAGGCACTCAAGCGCGAGCTGGCCGAGCGCTGGTTCACGGTCCAGCCGCGGGCGCGGCTGGTGAACGCCTACGGGCTCACCGAGACCTCCGACGACACCAACCACGAGGTCATGCACGAGGCGCCCGCGCGGGTGCTGCTCGGCCGGCCGGTCGCCAATGTGGCCGTGTACGTCGTCGACGAGCACCTCAACCCGGTGCCGCTGGGCGCGCCCGGCGAGATCGTCTTCTCCGGGATCTGTGTGGGACGCGGGTACGTGAACGATCCGCAGCGCACCGCGGCGGCGTTCATGGCGGACCCGCACCGGCCCGGCGAGCGGCTCTACCGCAGCGGCGACCACGGGCGCTGGCATGCGGACGGGAAGCTGGAGTTCCTGGGCCGCAAGGATTCCCAGGTCAAGATCCGCGGATTCCGCATCGAGATCGGCGAGATCGAGAACACCCTGCTCCGCGCGGTCGGGGTGCGCGACGGAGCGGTGGTGGTCACCGGCGGTGACAGCAAGCAGCTCGTGGCGTTCTACACCGCCCCCGAACCCCTTGCGTCCGAGACTCTGGCGGCACAGCTGGCCGCGTCCCTGCCCGCCTACATGGTGCCCGCAGCCTTCCACTGGAAGGACAGCCTGCCGCTGACCGGCAACGGCAAGATCGACAAGAAGGCGCTCACCGCGCTGGCCGCCGAGCTCGGCGCCACCGGCGAAGAGGAGCGTCACCAGCCGCCGGCCACGGCGACCGAACAGCGCCTCGCGGCCGCCTGGGCGACCGTCCTCGGCATGCCCCAGGACCAGGTGGGGCGCCGGGACCACTTCTTCGACCGCGGCGGCACCTCGCTCTCGGCGGTGAAGCTGGCGATCGCGCTGGACCGCCGGGTCACGCTCAAGGACATCACCCGCCACCCCCGCCTGGCCGACCTCGCCGCACTCGTCGACGGCAGGACGCAGCGGCGCTCCGGACTGCTCCAGTCGCTGTCCGAACCGGGCGGACCCGCCGGTGCGCAGACCACCGCCCTGGTGTGCTTCCCGTACGCCGGCGGCAACGCCGTCAACTTCGAGCCGATGGCCAGGGCGCTGGCGGGCGGCGGGCCCGCCGTCCACGCCGTCGAGCTGCCGGGTCATGACCTGGCCGCCGAGCGCGAGCCCTTCGCGCCGACGGCGCAGGTGGTCGAGCAGGTCGTCGCCGAGATCGAACAGCTCGGCCTGACGAGGGTCCTGCTGTGGGGCCACTCCTCGGGCGCCGCGCCGGCCGTGGAGACGGCCAGGCGGCTGGAGGAGCGCGGCGTGGCCGTGCAGCGGGTGTTCATCGGCGCCCAGCTGCTCGGCGACGCCGCCGCCCGACGCACCGCCATCGCCGAGCTGACCGAGCCGGCCGAACCAGGCGGGCCGACCGAGCCAGGCGGGCCGACCGGGCGGAGCAACGCCGAGATCGCGGCGGAGCTGAGCGCGGACAGCGGCTACACCGAACTCGGTGAGCTGGACGCCGAGCGCGCCGAACACATCGGCGCCGCCTACCGGCACGACTGCGTCGCCGCCCACCACTACTTCGCCGACGTACTGGACGACCCGCCGGCGGTACGCCTGTCCGCACCGGTCACCGTCGTGGTGGCCGCCGACGACCCCTACACAGCGGAGTCCCGCCACCGCCACCGCGACTGGCAGCTCCTCGCCGACCGCGTCGACCTGCACGAACTCGCCGACGGCGGTCACTACTTCCTCCGTACCCGTCCGACCGAGGCGGCCAAGGCCGTACTGCGCGCCGCCGCCGCCTCATGGCCGGATTCCGAATCCAAATCCGAATCCAAATCCGAGTCCGAGTCCGAGTCCGGCACCGATGGGCGGGTCTCGACCTGA
- a CDS encoding ATP-dependent DNA ligase translates to MKVALAEPVAALPRGAGLAYEPKFDGHRLLVFTLDGTAVLQARSGRIVTAAFPDLADAALALPDGTVLDGEVVVWTGGRIDFAAVQRRAAATVSRAALLARRLPASYAAFDLLAEGGRDLRSAPYERRRGRLVGLVGPLGPPLQPVPMTTDAELAATWYETLTATGVEGLVIKRLGGPYRPGARDWRKLRHTHVRDAAVVGFTGPADRPAALALVLPDDDTPVVSSPLPPALRSHAATTLAGRGTGAADGVAMAIGVGEVPYRGVVPGLVAEVERGTTRHSVVTVLRLRDDLINQV, encoded by the coding sequence CTGAAGGTGGCGCTCGCCGAGCCGGTGGCGGCGCTGCCGCGCGGGGCGGGCCTCGCGTACGAGCCGAAGTTCGACGGCCACCGGCTCCTGGTCTTCACGCTGGACGGCACGGCCGTGCTGCAGGCCCGTTCGGGGCGGATCGTCACCGCCGCCTTCCCCGATCTCGCGGACGCGGCGCTCGCACTGCCGGACGGCACCGTGCTCGACGGGGAGGTGGTCGTCTGGACCGGCGGCCGGATCGACTTCGCGGCGGTCCAGCGCCGGGCGGCCGCCACGGTGTCGCGGGCCGCCCTCCTCGCGCGCCGGCTGCCCGCCTCGTACGCCGCCTTCGACCTGCTCGCGGAGGGCGGCCGGGATCTGCGCTCCGCACCCTACGAGCGCCGCAGGGGGCGGCTGGTCGGGCTGGTCGGCCCGCTCGGGCCGCCGCTCCAGCCGGTGCCGATGACGACGGACGCCGAGCTCGCGGCCACCTGGTACGAGACGCTCACCGCCACCGGTGTCGAGGGGCTGGTGATCAAGCGGCTCGGCGGGCCGTACCGGCCGGGTGCGCGGGACTGGCGCAAGCTGCGGCACACACACGTCCGGGACGCGGCGGTAGTCGGCTTCACCGGACCTGCGGACCGGCCCGCCGCGCTGGCGCTCGTGCTGCCCGACGACGACACACCGGTGGTGTCGAGCCCGCTGCCGCCCGCGCTGCGCAGCCACGCGGCGACCACCCTGGCCGGGCGCGGCACCGGGGCGGCCGATGGGGTGGCGATGGCGATCGGGGTGGGCGAGGTGCCGTACCGCGGGGTGGTTCCGGGGTTGGTGGCGGAGGTGGAGCGGGGGACGACGCGGCACTCGGTGGTCACGGTCCTGCGACTGCGCGACGACTTGATTAATCAAGTTTGA
- the sbnA gene encoding 2,3-diaminopropionate biosynthesis protein SbnA: MPVISVPYAFNEEELYVDLRSIFGHSLFLKCEGFNFAGSIKLKAAAEMVETAERDGVLKPDSILVESSSGNLGVALSMIAASKGYRFICVTDSRCNLASRLMMEALGSHVHIIAGQEANGGFLGARIDYVRALCASDERYVWLSQYTNPSNWKAHYRRTAPEIARQFPQLDVLFIGAGTTGTLMGCARWFREWHRPVRIVALDSVGSVIFGGPAGRRMIPGLGMSIKPPLLDDSYVDEVIRVEEADTIRACHRLARHGFLFGGSTGTVVSGAMGWLSRNREPGLTAVAIAPDLGERYLDTVYQTNWLQGLYGEDVLDDVLEDELSDVPWAPSRPASAAAPEPGPEQAAEREPAPAPVRRPHLRGGGDRGDDQGGRRDRNRKT, from the coding sequence GTGCCAGTCATATCCGTTCCCTACGCCTTCAACGAAGAGGAGCTCTATGTCGACCTCCGGTCGATCTTCGGGCACTCCCTCTTCCTGAAGTGCGAGGGCTTCAACTTCGCCGGCTCGATCAAACTCAAGGCCGCGGCCGAGATGGTGGAAACCGCCGAGCGGGACGGAGTCCTGAAGCCGGATTCGATCCTGGTCGAGTCCTCGTCCGGAAACCTGGGCGTGGCACTGAGCATGATCGCGGCGAGCAAGGGCTACCGGTTCATCTGTGTGACCGACTCCCGGTGCAACCTGGCGAGCCGGCTGATGATGGAGGCCCTGGGCAGCCACGTGCACATCATCGCCGGACAGGAGGCCAACGGCGGCTTCCTCGGCGCGCGGATCGACTACGTCCGTGCGCTGTGCGCCTCCGACGAGCGGTACGTCTGGCTCAGCCAGTACACCAACCCGAGCAACTGGAAAGCGCACTACCGCCGCACCGCGCCGGAGATCGCCCGCCAGTTCCCGCAGCTGGACGTGCTGTTCATAGGGGCCGGCACCACCGGAACCCTGATGGGCTGCGCCCGCTGGTTCCGGGAGTGGCACCGTCCGGTGCGGATCGTCGCCCTGGACAGCGTCGGTTCGGTGATCTTCGGCGGCCCCGCGGGCCGGCGGATGATCCCCGGCCTGGGCATGAGCATCAAGCCGCCGCTCCTCGACGACTCGTACGTGGACGAGGTGATTCGCGTCGAGGAGGCGGACACCATCCGTGCCTGCCACCGTCTGGCCCGGCACGGGTTCCTGTTCGGCGGCTCCACGGGCACGGTGGTCAGCGGCGCGATGGGCTGGCTGTCCCGCAACCGCGAGCCCGGCCTCACCGCCGTGGCCATCGCCCCCGACCTCGGCGAGCGCTACCTGGACACCGTCTACCAGACCAACTGGCTGCAGGGGCTCTACGGTGAGGACGTCCTGGACGACGTGCTCGAGGACGAGCTCTCCGACGTGCCGTGGGCACCGAGCCGCCCCGCGTCGGCCGCCGCACCCGAACCCGGACCCGAACAGGCGGCCGAACGCGAACCGGCTCCCGCGCCGGTCCGCCGCCCGCACCTTCGGGGTGGTGGCGACCGCGGCGACGACCAGGGAGGCAGGCGGGACCGTAACCGCAAGACGTAG
- a CDS encoding Ku protein — MRSIWNGAISFGLVSIPIKLVNATESRSVSFRQVHAADGGRIRYRKVCELDDQEVAAAEIGKAYEDADGTLIPITDEDLASLPLPTAKTIEIVAFVPASEIDPLQMDAAYYLSANGVPAAKPYTLLREALKRSKKVAVAKFALRGRERLGMLRVVDDVIAMHGLLWPDEIRRPEGVAPETEVTIRDAELDLADALMDTLGRVDLDTLHDDYRAAVEELIAAKAEGVEPSPERAPAAAGGKVIDLMAALESSVKAAKEARGAEGEEVARAAEAEEAAEPAEVTELKPRKRAAKRPAAKAVPKETGTKKSTTTAATKKTATKKTAATAKSSTKKAAPAKKTTPRKRASA; from the coding sequence GTGCGATCCATCTGGAATGGCGCGATCTCCTTCGGCTTGGTCAGCATCCCGATCAAGCTCGTGAACGCCACCGAGAGCCGGTCGGTCTCCTTCCGGCAGGTCCATGCCGCGGACGGCGGCCGCATCCGCTACCGCAAGGTCTGCGAGCTGGACGACCAGGAGGTCGCCGCGGCGGAGATCGGCAAGGCGTACGAGGACGCGGACGGCACGCTGATCCCCATCACCGACGAGGACCTCGCCTCGCTGCCGCTGCCCACGGCGAAGACGATCGAGATCGTCGCGTTCGTTCCGGCCTCGGAGATCGATCCGCTCCAGATGGACGCGGCGTACTACCTCTCCGCGAACGGCGTGCCCGCCGCCAAGCCGTACACGCTGCTGCGCGAGGCGCTCAAACGGAGCAAGAAGGTGGCAGTGGCGAAATTCGCGCTGCGGGGACGGGAGCGGCTCGGAATGCTGCGCGTCGTCGACGACGTCATCGCCATGCACGGGCTGCTGTGGCCCGACGAGATCCGTCGGCCCGAAGGCGTCGCCCCGGAGACCGAGGTCACCATCCGCGACGCCGAACTCGACCTGGCGGACGCCCTCATGGACACCCTCGGCCGCGTCGACCTCGACACGCTGCACGACGACTACCGCGCCGCCGTCGAAGAGCTCATCGCCGCCAAGGCCGAGGGCGTCGAGCCCTCCCCGGAGCGCGCCCCCGCGGCGGCCGGCGGCAAGGTCATCGACCTGATGGCCGCGCTGGAGAGCAGCGTCAAGGCCGCGAAGGAGGCCCGCGGAGCCGAGGGCGAGGAGGTGGCCCGGGCGGCGGAGGCCGAAGAGGCCGCGGAACCCGCGGAGGTCACGGAGCTCAAGCCGCGCAAACGTGCGGCGAAGAGGCCGGCGGCGAAGGCCGTGCCGAAGGAAACGGGCACCAAGAAGTCGACGACGACGGCGGCGACGAAGAAGACGGCGACGAAGAAGACGGCCGCGACGGCGAAGTCGTCCACGAAGAAGGCGGCGCCCGCCAAGAAGACCACGCCCCGCAAACGGGCCTCCGCCTAG
- the sbnB gene encoding 2,3-diaminopropionate biosynthesis protein SbnB yields MTAPAQQARQQISAPPFAVVPGAQVQQALAGREKQVVELVESVYRLHGAGDSVNPPSYFLRFTDRPTSRIIALPASIGGSVHVDGLKWISSFPGNVSAGIPRASAVLILNDHDTGYPFACLESSIISATRTAASAALAADRLTRHRPGAPRPVRVGFFGTGLIARYIHTFLAATGWSFDEIAIHDLSIDSAAGFRTYLEQSGTPGRITVHDSAEELIRASDMVVFATIAAEPHVTDPAWFTHNPLVLHISLRDLAPEIVLASANIVDDVEHCLKANTSPHLAEQLTGNRDFLTGTLDDVIAGRTTLPADRTVVFSPFGLGVLDLAVGKYVYDEIARTGELQVIDDFFHELRRYG; encoded by the coding sequence ATGACCGCCCCGGCTCAGCAGGCTCGGCAGCAGATCAGCGCACCGCCGTTCGCTGTGGTCCCCGGCGCCCAGGTGCAGCAGGCTCTCGCCGGGCGGGAGAAGCAGGTCGTGGAGCTGGTGGAGAGCGTCTACCGGCTGCACGGCGCCGGCGACTCGGTCAACCCGCCCTCGTACTTCCTGCGGTTCACCGACCGGCCCACGTCGCGGATCATCGCCCTGCCGGCCTCGATCGGCGGCAGCGTGCATGTGGACGGGCTGAAGTGGATCTCCAGCTTCCCCGGCAACGTGAGCGCGGGGATCCCGCGGGCGTCGGCGGTGCTGATCCTCAACGATCACGACACCGGCTACCCGTTCGCCTGCCTGGAGTCCTCCATCATCAGCGCGACCCGCACCGCCGCGTCGGCGGCACTGGCCGCGGACCGGCTGACCCGCCACCGGCCGGGTGCGCCGCGTCCGGTGCGGGTGGGCTTCTTCGGCACCGGGCTGATCGCCCGCTACATCCACACTTTCCTGGCCGCCACCGGCTGGTCCTTCGACGAGATCGCCATCCACGACCTGTCCATCGACAGCGCCGCGGGATTCCGCACCTACCTGGAGCAGTCCGGCACACCCGGCCGGATCACCGTCCACGACAGCGCGGAGGAACTGATCCGCGCCAGCGACATGGTGGTCTTCGCCACCATCGCCGCCGAACCCCATGTCACCGACCCCGCCTGGTTCACCCACAACCCCCTGGTCCTGCACATCTCGCTGCGCGACCTGGCCCCCGAGATCGTCCTGGCCTCGGCCAACATCGTCGACGACGTCGAGCACTGCCTGAAGGCGAACACCTCACCCCATCTGGCCGAACAGCTCACCGGCAACCGCGACTTCCTCACGGGGACGCTGGACGACGTGATCGCCGGCCGCACCACCCTGCCCGCCGACCGGACGGTCGTCTTCTCCCCCTTCGGGCTCGGCGTCCTCGACCTGGCCGTCGGCAAGTACGTCTACGACGAGATCGCCCGCACCGGCGAACTCCAGGTCATCGACGACTTCTTCCACGAACTACGCCGGTACGGATGA
- a CDS encoding TauD/TfdA family dioxygenase, producing MSSSSPTSLLDVESQPGKTPLLRVEAPGSATSWAAEQREPLRALVAEHGSVLIRGLGLRDAAEAGDVFHRLAPTLMVEREAFAPRQIYSEGVYSSATWPPNQPMCMHHELSYALEVPGLMLFACLTAPAAGGVTGVADASLVLQALPAQLVERFEREGWLLTRSFNEEIGASVAEAFGTDDRGAVEAYCRANGIDFTWQDDGGLRTRQRRRAVVTHPASGRRCWFNQVAFLNEFTLAPEVREYLIDMYGEDGLPFNTRYGSGEPIGDDVIQLLNKVYEDHTLREPWQPGDLMLVDNIRCAHSREPYEGEREVLVAMADPQNLGSADTVEGVSGR from the coding sequence ATGTCGTCCTCATCCCCGACATCACTTCTCGATGTGGAGTCGCAACCGGGCAAAACTCCGCTGCTGCGGGTCGAGGCCCCCGGCTCCGCGACGAGTTGGGCGGCCGAGCAGCGTGAGCCGCTGCGCGCCCTGGTTGCCGAGCATGGTTCGGTCCTGATCCGTGGCCTGGGGCTACGGGACGCGGCCGAGGCCGGTGACGTCTTCCACCGGCTGGCGCCCACGCTGATGGTGGAGCGGGAGGCCTTCGCGCCCCGGCAGATCTACTCCGAGGGTGTGTACTCGTCGGCGACGTGGCCGCCGAACCAGCCGATGTGCATGCACCACGAGCTGAGCTACGCCCTCGAGGTGCCCGGTCTGATGCTGTTCGCCTGCCTGACCGCACCCGCCGCGGGCGGAGTGACCGGGGTGGCGGACGCCTCGCTGGTGCTTCAGGCGCTGCCCGCTCAGCTGGTGGAGCGGTTCGAGCGGGAGGGCTGGCTGCTGACCCGTTCCTTCAACGAGGAGATCGGGGCGTCGGTGGCCGAGGCGTTCGGCACCGACGACCGGGGCGCCGTGGAGGCGTACTGCCGGGCCAACGGGATCGACTTCACCTGGCAGGACGACGGCGGTCTGCGCACCCGCCAGCGCCGCCGCGCCGTGGTCACCCATCCGGCGTCGGGACGGCGGTGCTGGTTCAACCAGGTCGCGTTCCTCAACGAGTTCACCCTCGCACCCGAGGTGCGCGAGTACCTGATCGACATGTACGGCGAGGACGGACTGCCCTTCAACACGCGCTACGGCAGCGGCGAGCCGATCGGCGACGACGTGATCCAGCTCCTGAACAAGGTCTACGAGGACCACACCCTGCGCGAGCCCTGGCAGCCGGGCGACCTCATGCTCGTCGACAACATCCGCTGCGCCCACAGCCGCGAACCGTACGAGGGCGAACGCGAGGTCCTGGTCGCGATGGCCGACCCGCAGAACCTCGGGAGTGCGGACACGGTGGAGGGGGTGAGCGGCCGATGA